A single genomic interval of Halichondria panicea chromosome 2, odHalPani1.1, whole genome shotgun sequence harbors:
- the LOC135331921 gene encoding ankyrin repeat and KH domain-containing protein mask-like isoform X2 encodes MCHESEVSVGMPTSLVGSAAWDRGYKTPKHLYCCCNATLCNQERRSRIIFPIPNEHAHLYYKMAVHNKCVMKVKSLLACRACPNHQLYWSKKWGTRLPPLHRACCDGHLEIVKMLVTHLSGHGACRSTCFTDDGGGEANRAPLHWACSGGHIEVVQYLIKEVNSSTVNCSTDVRDDERQSPLDIAMDPDTLREREGCLDVALYLICRGCGSDKDKDNLLHAACWWGKLDIVKELVEQHKVDPEKLPVNEWKVDKREYMWSDEEGFDEEDEDEDELQLPLDKALGPDYHECDNEEGRVDVALYLINRGCGWSMHKEKLLCAASRCGKLGVVKELIEQHKVDPKKATDVMMARLLLTLLIGVITLKLLTTSNLYQTTIMSTCCGPMLAAQLL; translated from the exons ATGTGTCATGAAAGTGAAGTCTCTGTTGGCATgcccacttccctagtgggaagtgcggcctgggatcgaggctacaaaacaCCTAAAC ATCTGTATTGTTGCTGCAATGCCACATTGTGCAATCAAGAAAGAAGATCTCGAATTATTTTCCCCATCCCTAATGAGCATGCTCATTTATATTATAAAATG GCTGTTCATAACAAATGTGTCATGAAAGTGAAGTCTCTGTTGGCATGCAGGGCATGccccaaccaccagctctactggagtaaGAAGTGGGGAACAAGGTTGCCTCCATTACACAGAGCTTGTTGTGACGGCCACCTTGAGATTGTAAAGATGCTTGTTACCCATTTATCCGGCCATGGAGCTTGTAGATCTACCTGTTTCACTGATGACGGTGGTGGGGAGGCTAACAGAGCTCCACTTCACTGGGCATGCTCGGGAGGTCATATCgaggtggtgcagtacttgaTCAAGGAGGTCAACAGCAGCACTGTCAACTGCAGCACTG atgtgagggatgatGAGAGACAGTCCCCACTAGATATAGCTATGGATCCTGACACTCTGCGAGAGAGGGAAGGCTGTTTGGATGTTGCCCTCTACCTGATATGCCGTGGCTGTGGTAGTGATAAGGACAAAGACAACTTACTGCATGCAGCATGTTGGTGGGGCAAGCTGGATATAGTGAAAGAACTGGTTGAGCAACACAAAGTTGACCCCGAAA AACTGCCTGTCAATGAATGGAAAGTGGACAAACGGGAGTATATGTGGAGCGATGAGGAGGGTTTTGATGAAGAAGATGAGGATGAGGATGAGTTACAGTTACCACTGGACAAAGCTCTAGGCCCTGATTATCATGAGTGCGATAATGAAGAAGGCCGTGTGGATGTTGCCCTCTACCTGATCAACCGTGGCTGTGGATGGAGTATGCACAAGGAAAAGTTACTGTGTGCAGCAAGTCGATGTGGCAAGCTGGGTGTGGTGAAGGAACTGATAGAGCAACACAAAGTTGACCCCAAGA AGGCAACTGATGTGATGATGGCCAGACTGCTCTTGACGTTGCTTATTGGAGTGATCACACTGAAATTGCTGACTACCTCCAATCTCTACCAAACTACGATTATGAGTACATGTTGTGGTCCAATGCTCGCTGCACAGCTGCTGTGA
- the LOC135331921 gene encoding ankyrin repeat and KH domain-containing protein mask-like isoform X1 codes for MRLVATNIVANVTRVSTRSLTSPFLKGWLASLYIIGYSFICDTPSQDGSHLFIEKNLKICIVAAMPHCAIKKEDLELFSPSLMSMLIYIIKWACPNHQLYWSKKWGTRLPPLHRACCDGHLEIVKMLVTHLSGHGACRSTCFTDDGGGEANRAPLHWACSGGHIEVVQYLIKEVNSSTVNCSTDVRDDERQSPLDIAMDPDTLREREGCLDVALYLICRGCGSDKDKDNLLHAACWWGKLDIVKELVEQHKVDPEKLPVNEWKVDKREYMWSDEEGFDEEDEDEDELQLPLDKALGPDYHECDNEEGRVDVALYLINRGCGWSMHKEKLLCAASRCGKLGVVKELIEQHKVDPKKATDVMMARLLLTLLIGVITLKLLTTSNLYQTTIMSTCCGPMLAAQLL; via the exons atgcggttagttgccacaaatatcgtggcaaacgttacacgagtctctacacggagtttgaccagtccctTTCTcaagggctggctggcgagtctatATATTATTGGCTACTCATTCATTTGTGATACCCCAAGTCAGGATGGATCTCATCTCTTTATTGAGAAGAACCTCAAG ATCTGTATTGTTGCTGCAATGCCACATTGTGCAATCAAGAAAGAAGATCTCGAATTATTTTCCCCATCCCTAATGAGCATGCTCATTTATATTATAAAATG GGCATGccccaaccaccagctctactggagtaaGAAGTGGGGAACAAGGTTGCCTCCATTACACAGAGCTTGTTGTGACGGCCACCTTGAGATTGTAAAGATGCTTGTTACCCATTTATCCGGCCATGGAGCTTGTAGATCTACCTGTTTCACTGATGACGGTGGTGGGGAGGCTAACAGAGCTCCACTTCACTGGGCATGCTCGGGAGGTCATATCgaggtggtgcagtacttgaTCAAGGAGGTCAACAGCAGCACTGTCAACTGCAGCACTG atgtgagggatgatGAGAGACAGTCCCCACTAGATATAGCTATGGATCCTGACACTCTGCGAGAGAGGGAAGGCTGTTTGGATGTTGCCCTCTACCTGATATGCCGTGGCTGTGGTAGTGATAAGGACAAAGACAACTTACTGCATGCAGCATGTTGGTGGGGCAAGCTGGATATAGTGAAAGAACTGGTTGAGCAACACAAAGTTGACCCCGAAA AACTGCCTGTCAATGAATGGAAAGTGGACAAACGGGAGTATATGTGGAGCGATGAGGAGGGTTTTGATGAAGAAGATGAGGATGAGGATGAGTTACAGTTACCACTGGACAAAGCTCTAGGCCCTGATTATCATGAGTGCGATAATGAAGAAGGCCGTGTGGATGTTGCCCTCTACCTGATCAACCGTGGCTGTGGATGGAGTATGCACAAGGAAAAGTTACTGTGTGCAGCAAGTCGATGTGGCAAGCTGGGTGTGGTGAAGGAACTGATAGAGCAACACAAAGTTGACCCCAAGA AGGCAACTGATGTGATGATGGCCAGACTGCTCTTGACGTTGCTTATTGGAGTGATCACACTGAAATTGCTGACTACCTCCAATCTCTACCAAACTACGATTATGAGTACATGTTGTGGTCCAATGCTCGCTGCACAGCTGCTGTGA
- the LOC135331921 gene encoding ankyrin repeat and KH domain-containing protein mask-like isoform X4: MAVHNKCVMKVKSLLACRACPNHQLYWSKKWGTRLPPLHRACCDGHLEIVKMLVTHLSGHGACRSTCFTDDGGGEANRAPLHWACSGGHIEVVQYLIKEVNSSTVNCSTDVRDDERQSPLDIAMDPDTLREREGCLDVALYLICRGCGSDKDKDNLLHAACWWGKLDIVKELVEQHKVDPEKLPVNEWKVDKREYMWSDEEGFDEEDEDEDELQLPLDKALGPDYHECDNEEGRVDVALYLINRGCGWSMHKEKLLCAASRCGKLGVVKELIEQHKVDPKKATDVMMARLLLTLLIGVITLKLLTTSNLYQTTIMSTCCGPMLAAQLL, translated from the exons ATG GCTGTTCATAACAAATGTGTCATGAAAGTGAAGTCTCTGTTGGCATGCAGGGCATGccccaaccaccagctctactggagtaaGAAGTGGGGAACAAGGTTGCCTCCATTACACAGAGCTTGTTGTGACGGCCACCTTGAGATTGTAAAGATGCTTGTTACCCATTTATCCGGCCATGGAGCTTGTAGATCTACCTGTTTCACTGATGACGGTGGTGGGGAGGCTAACAGAGCTCCACTTCACTGGGCATGCTCGGGAGGTCATATCgaggtggtgcagtacttgaTCAAGGAGGTCAACAGCAGCACTGTCAACTGCAGCACTG atgtgagggatgatGAGAGACAGTCCCCACTAGATATAGCTATGGATCCTGACACTCTGCGAGAGAGGGAAGGCTGTTTGGATGTTGCCCTCTACCTGATATGCCGTGGCTGTGGTAGTGATAAGGACAAAGACAACTTACTGCATGCAGCATGTTGGTGGGGCAAGCTGGATATAGTGAAAGAACTGGTTGAGCAACACAAAGTTGACCCCGAAA AACTGCCTGTCAATGAATGGAAAGTGGACAAACGGGAGTATATGTGGAGCGATGAGGAGGGTTTTGATGAAGAAGATGAGGATGAGGATGAGTTACAGTTACCACTGGACAAAGCTCTAGGCCCTGATTATCATGAGTGCGATAATGAAGAAGGCCGTGTGGATGTTGCCCTCTACCTGATCAACCGTGGCTGTGGATGGAGTATGCACAAGGAAAAGTTACTGTGTGCAGCAAGTCGATGTGGCAAGCTGGGTGTGGTGAAGGAACTGATAGAGCAACACAAAGTTGACCCCAAGA AGGCAACTGATGTGATGATGGCCAGACTGCTCTTGACGTTGCTTATTGGAGTGATCACACTGAAATTGCTGACTACCTCCAATCTCTACCAAACTACGATTATGAGTACATGTTGTGGTCCAATGCTCGCTGCACAGCTGCTGTGA
- the LOC135331921 gene encoding ankyrin repeat and KH domain-containing protein mask-like isoform X3, whose product MPHCAIKKEDLELFSPSLMSMLIYIIKWACPNHQLYWSKKWGTRLPPLHRACCDGHLEIVKMLVTHLSGHGACRSTCFTDDGGGEANRAPLHWACSGGHIEVVQYLIKEVNSSTVNCSTDVRDDERQSPLDIAMDPDTLREREGCLDVALYLICRGCGSDKDKDNLLHAACWWGKLDIVKELVEQHKVDPEKLPVNEWKVDKREYMWSDEEGFDEEDEDEDELQLPLDKALGPDYHECDNEEGRVDVALYLINRGCGWSMHKEKLLCAASRCGKLGVVKELIEQHKVDPKKATDVMMARLLLTLLIGVITLKLLTTSNLYQTTIMSTCCGPMLAAQLL is encoded by the exons ATGCCACATTGTGCAATCAAGAAAGAAGATCTCGAATTATTTTCCCCATCCCTAATGAGCATGCTCATTTATATTATAAAATG GGCATGccccaaccaccagctctactggagtaaGAAGTGGGGAACAAGGTTGCCTCCATTACACAGAGCTTGTTGTGACGGCCACCTTGAGATTGTAAAGATGCTTGTTACCCATTTATCCGGCCATGGAGCTTGTAGATCTACCTGTTTCACTGATGACGGTGGTGGGGAGGCTAACAGAGCTCCACTTCACTGGGCATGCTCGGGAGGTCATATCgaggtggtgcagtacttgaTCAAGGAGGTCAACAGCAGCACTGTCAACTGCAGCACTG atgtgagggatgatGAGAGACAGTCCCCACTAGATATAGCTATGGATCCTGACACTCTGCGAGAGAGGGAAGGCTGTTTGGATGTTGCCCTCTACCTGATATGCCGTGGCTGTGGTAGTGATAAGGACAAAGACAACTTACTGCATGCAGCATGTTGGTGGGGCAAGCTGGATATAGTGAAAGAACTGGTTGAGCAACACAAAGTTGACCCCGAAA AACTGCCTGTCAATGAATGGAAAGTGGACAAACGGGAGTATATGTGGAGCGATGAGGAGGGTTTTGATGAAGAAGATGAGGATGAGGATGAGTTACAGTTACCACTGGACAAAGCTCTAGGCCCTGATTATCATGAGTGCGATAATGAAGAAGGCCGTGTGGATGTTGCCCTCTACCTGATCAACCGTGGCTGTGGATGGAGTATGCACAAGGAAAAGTTACTGTGTGCAGCAAGTCGATGTGGCAAGCTGGGTGTGGTGAAGGAACTGATAGAGCAACACAAAGTTGACCCCAAGA AGGCAACTGATGTGATGATGGCCAGACTGCTCTTGACGTTGCTTATTGGAGTGATCACACTGAAATTGCTGACTACCTCCAATCTCTACCAAACTACGATTATGAGTACATGTTGTGGTCCAATGCTCGCTGCACAGCTGCTGTGA